From Candidatus Hydrogenedentota bacterium:
TTATATGCGTGGGTATTTTCCATATCTATACAGCTTCTTTTTCAATCATCCCGGAGGCCAGTCCAATAATCGGCCGCCCAACACGTGCAAATGCAGGTGAGGCACTTCCTGCCCTGCATGACGCCCGCAATTTATTACACAGCGAAAACCGGTCTCATCGATACCCAATTCCTTCGCTACTTTATTGGCGGTCAGCAAGAGTCCACCGAGAAGTTCCCGATCCTCTTCTCGGGCATCAGTAATTGACGGCAGTACCTTTTTGGGGACAATTAACACATGTTCGGGAGCGGCAGGATGGATATCGCGAAAGGCATAATAGGCTTCATCTTCGTAGACTTTTTCAGAGGGGATTTCACCGTCTATAATTCGTGAAAATAAGCTTTTCTCAGCCATA
This genomic window contains:
- a CDS encoding histidine triad nucleotide-binding protein, with the protein product MAEKSLFSRIIDGEIPSEKVYEDEAYYAFRDIHPAAPEHVLIVPKKVLPSITDAREEDRELLGGLLLTANKVAKELGIDETGFRCVINCGRHAGQEVPHLHLHVLGGRLLDWPPG